One stretch of Comamonas testosteroni DNA includes these proteins:
- a CDS encoding cupin, whose product MALPHAQPGVPVEVQPYGTSLGNQKTAALFKSDTLEVIRLVLMAGKRLPAHQVQGELTIQCLEGRLAVIQGASRQTLSAGQLLFLPAQTMHEVEAELDSSALITIVLHSH is encoded by the coding sequence ATGGCCCTGCCCCACGCCCAACCCGGGGTTCCCGTCGAAGTGCAGCCCTACGGCACCTCGCTGGGAAACCAGAAGACCGCTGCACTGTTCAAGTCCGACACCCTGGAAGTGATCCGCCTGGTGTTGATGGCAGGCAAGCGCCTGCCTGCGCATCAGGTGCAGGGCGAACTGACGATTCAATGTCTGGAGGGGCGGCTCGCCGTCATCCAGGGCGCAAGCCGCCAGACACTGAGCGCGGGGCAGTTGCTGTTTCTGCCCGCCCAAACCATGCATGAGGTCGAGGCCGAGCTCGACTCCTCGGCCCTGATCACCATCGTGCTGCACAGCCACTAG
- a CDS encoding cupin domain-containing protein gives MPRYLIREQDVQGYSPANHHGTVNRRLVSQANVGAQHMEVVLGTLEKGGGALPHAHPGMEQACYLLDGTAEVEVQSQGQTERFAMQAGDTCFFPEDCMHVFRVTSDQPVRLLVIYSPPYGENPARVRRPD, from the coding sequence ATGCCCCGCTATCTGATCCGCGAGCAGGACGTACAGGGCTACAGTCCCGCCAACCACCACGGCACGGTGAACCGGCGCCTCGTCAGCCAGGCCAATGTCGGCGCCCAGCATATGGAAGTGGTGCTCGGAACGCTGGAAAAAGGCGGCGGTGCGCTGCCGCATGCCCACCCGGGCATGGAGCAGGCCTGCTATCTGCTGGACGGCACGGCCGAGGTGGAGGTGCAAAGCCAGGGCCAGACCGAGCGCTTTGCCATGCAGGCGGGCGACACCTGCTTCTTCCCCGAGGACTGCATGCATGTGTTTCGCGTCACCAGCGACCAGCCTGTGCGTCTGCTGGTCATCTACAGCCCGCCCTATGGCGAGAACCCGGCGCGCGTGCGTCGACCTGATTGA
- a CDS encoding LysR family transcriptional regulator has protein sequence MMKTHLLRYFVVLAEELHFGRAAQRLCITQPPLSMALKALEQDLGTVLMERDAKSVRLTPAGEAFLHEARKVLAQLQHAAEVVRGVAQGLQGRLDIGITGSMVYRQVPRFCRAFRVERPLVELCLHEMSTRDQLQAIASGQIDCGFLNIGTPQDDIRTLSIGEEAFVCCLPSDHALAERGEIDLHELALDTFVMFAREVAPANYDNVIACLQQAGIHPHTRHAARQWLTVMALVSAGQGVALVPACMQTVGMNGVRFAALRGSRVTTPAVLAWRPQGMPAVLEAFVASVQNLVHAARPELPAAVR, from the coding sequence ATGATGAAAACCCATTTGCTGCGTTACTTTGTGGTCCTGGCCGAAGAGTTGCACTTCGGCCGCGCCGCCCAGCGCCTGTGCATCACCCAGCCGCCGCTGAGCATGGCGCTCAAGGCGCTGGAGCAGGATCTGGGCACGGTACTCATGGAGCGCGACGCCAAGAGCGTCAGGCTCACGCCTGCCGGTGAAGCCTTTTTGCATGAGGCGCGCAAGGTGCTGGCCCAGCTCCAGCATGCGGCCGAGGTGGTGCGCGGCGTGGCGCAGGGGCTGCAGGGGCGACTGGACATCGGCATCACAGGGTCCATGGTCTACCGGCAGGTGCCTCGTTTCTGTCGGGCCTTTCGCGTCGAGCGCCCGCTGGTCGAGCTATGCCTGCACGAGATGTCCACGCGCGACCAGCTGCAGGCCATTGCCAGCGGGCAGATCGACTGCGGCTTTCTCAACATCGGTACGCCCCAGGACGATATACGCACGCTGTCCATTGGCGAGGAGGCTTTTGTCTGCTGCCTGCCCAGCGACCATGCACTGGCCGAGCGTGGCGAAATCGATCTGCACGAGCTGGCTCTGGACACTTTTGTCATGTTTGCACGCGAGGTGGCTCCGGCAAATTACGACAACGTCATCGCCTGTCTGCAGCAAGCCGGCATCCATCCGCATACCCGCCATGCCGCGCGCCAGTGGCTGACCGTCATGGCACTGGTCTCGGCCGGGCAGGGGGTGGCTCTGGTGCCTGCCTGCATGCAGACCGTGGGCATGAACGGCGTGCGCTTTGCGGCGCTGCGCGGCAGCCGCGTGACCACGCCGGCCGTGCTGGCCTGGCGGCCACAGGGCATGCCGGCCGTGCTCGAGGCCTTTGTGGCCAGCGTGCAGAACCTGGTGCACGCCGCACGGCCAGAACTCCCAGCCGCAGTCCGCTAA
- a CDS encoding acyl-CoA dehydrogenase family protein has protein sequence MDFLWSAEQEQIRDAVQRACAPFDDDYWLKKDRDGGFPHDFHQALAEAGWLGIAMPEEFGGAGLGITEAALMMHTISATGAGLSGASAVHMNIFGLHPAVVFGTDEQRQRWLPPLIAGRDKACFGVTEPNAGLNTLKLQTRAVRDGDVYVVHGQKVFISTAQVANKILLLARTRPVEECQGTEGLSLFYTDLDRSRIAVTEIEKMGRKCVDTNQLFIDGLRIPVQDRIGGEGKGFSYILHGLNPERILIAAEAVGLGRAALARATQYANERVVFDRPIGQNQGVQHPLAQAWMGLEAAHLMVQKAAFLYDKGLPCGAEANAAKYLAAEACAKACETAIFTHGGMGYAKEFHVERYMRESWIPRLAPVSPQLIMCFIAEKVLGLPKSY, from the coding sequence ATGGATTTTTTATGGAGCGCCGAGCAGGAACAGATCCGGGATGCCGTGCAGCGGGCCTGCGCGCCTTTCGACGATGACTACTGGCTGAAGAAGGACAGGGACGGCGGCTTTCCGCACGACTTCCACCAGGCCCTGGCCGAAGCCGGCTGGCTGGGCATTGCCATGCCCGAGGAGTTCGGCGGTGCGGGTCTTGGCATCACCGAGGCCGCGCTGATGATGCACACCATCTCGGCCACGGGGGCAGGCCTGTCGGGGGCCTCGGCCGTGCACATGAATATCTTCGGCCTGCACCCGGCCGTGGTCTTCGGCACCGACGAGCAAAGACAGCGCTGGCTGCCGCCGCTGATCGCTGGCCGGGACAAGGCCTGCTTCGGTGTGACCGAGCCCAATGCCGGACTCAACACCCTCAAGCTGCAGACCCGTGCCGTGCGCGACGGCGATGTCTATGTGGTGCACGGGCAGAAGGTCTTCATCTCCACGGCCCAGGTGGCCAACAAGATATTGCTGCTGGCGCGCACCAGGCCCGTGGAAGAGTGCCAGGGCACCGAAGGCCTGTCGCTGTTCTATACCGACCTGGACCGCAGCCGCATCGCCGTGACCGAGATCGAGAAGATGGGCCGCAAATGCGTGGATACCAACCAGCTCTTCATCGACGGCCTGCGCATCCCGGTGCAGGACCGCATCGGCGGGGAGGGCAAGGGCTTTTCGTACATCTTGCACGGCCTCAACCCCGAGCGCATCCTGATCGCGGCCGAAGCCGTGGGCCTGGGCCGTGCGGCCCTGGCGCGCGCCACCCAGTATGCGAACGAACGCGTGGTCTTCGACCGGCCCATAGGCCAGAACCAGGGCGTGCAGCACCCGCTGGCCCAGGCCTGGATGGGCCTGGAGGCCGCACATCTGATGGTGCAGAAGGCCGCCTTCCTCTACGACAAGGGCCTGCCCTGCGGAGCCGAGGCCAATGCCGCCAAGTACCTGGCCGCCGAAGCCTGCGCCAAGGCCTGCGAGACCGCCATCTTCACGCACGGCGGCATGGGCTATGCCAAGGAGTTCCATGTGGAGCGCTATATGCGCGAGTCCTGGATTCCGCGCCTGGCACCCGTGAGCCCGCAGCTCATCATGTGCTTTATCGCCGAGAAGGTGCTGGGCTTGCCCAAGTCGTATTGA
- the mmsB gene encoding 3-hydroxyisobutyrate dehydrogenase, protein MQIAFIGLGNMGAPMAVNLAKAGHSVKAFDLSQEAIAKVVAAGAQAASSAQEAVQGAEAVITMLPASQHVESLFLGRDGAAGLLAHIAKGTLVIDSSTIAAATSQKVAKAAQAAGIDFIDAPVSGGTGGAIAGTLTFMVGGSDAQLARAQPLLEKMGANIFHAGGVGAGQTAKICNNMLLGILMVGTSEAIALGVANGLDPKVLSEIMRRSSGGNWALEKYNPFPGVHENAPASKGYAGGFGTDLMLKDLGLAQDNATANRASTPLGGMARSIYAAHSLSGHGGEDFSSIIKMLQKKA, encoded by the coding sequence ATGCAAATCGCTTTTATCGGTCTGGGCAATATGGGTGCGCCCATGGCCGTCAATCTGGCCAAGGCCGGCCACAGTGTCAAAGCCTTCGACCTGAGCCAGGAGGCCATCGCCAAGGTCGTGGCCGCCGGGGCACAGGCGGCCTCCAGTGCCCAGGAAGCCGTGCAAGGCGCCGAAGCCGTCATCACCATGCTGCCCGCCAGCCAGCATGTAGAGAGCCTGTTCCTGGGCCGCGACGGCGCGGCCGGTCTGCTCGCGCATATCGCCAAGGGCACGCTGGTCATCGACAGCTCCACCATCGCCGCGGCCACCAGCCAGAAGGTGGCCAAGGCGGCTCAGGCAGCGGGCATAGACTTCATCGACGCCCCGGTTTCGGGCGGCACCGGCGGTGCCATTGCCGGCACGCTGACCTTCATGGTGGGCGGCAGCGACGCGCAGCTGGCACGCGCCCAGCCATTGCTCGAAAAAATGGGGGCCAATATCTTCCACGCGGGCGGTGTCGGCGCGGGCCAGACGGCCAAGATCTGCAACAACATGCTGCTGGGCATTCTGATGGTGGGCACCAGCGAAGCAATCGCCCTCGGCGTGGCCAACGGCCTGGACCCCAAGGTGCTGTCCGAAATCATGCGTCGCAGCTCGGGCGGCAACTGGGCCCTGGAAAAATACAACCCCTTCCCCGGCGTGCATGAGAACGCGCCGGCCAGCAAGGGCTATGCAGGCGGCTTCGGCACGGACCTGATGCTCAAGGATCTGGGCCTGGCGCAGGATAACGCCACGGCCAACCGCGCCAGCACGCCGCTGGGCGGCATGGCGCGCTCCATCTATGCGGCGCACAGCCTGTCCGGCCACGGCGGCGAAGACTTTTCCAGCATCATCAAGATGCTGCAGAAAAAGGCCTGA
- a CDS encoding CaiB/BaiF CoA transferase family protein, producing the protein MTSMHSNSSQAAGHTASPSADTSAGPLAGVRIVDMTSVIMGPFATQILAALGADVIKVESPEGDNMRHVGPMRNPGMGPIFLQANQGKRSVVLDLKQAAARQALLQLLADADVFISNVRPQAMARLGLDWQTLEQSHPRLIHVSCCGFDQAGPYAARPAYDDLIQGATGVPWLAQQYGGGEPSYAPMTLGDRVTGLHAVYAVTAALYAREKSGQGQAVVVPMFEAMTQFILGDHMAGLSFEPPLGEAGYARLLTRHRKPYRTSDGHLCVLIYNDKHWHSFFNAIGQGERMREPMFAAHGQRAANIDAVYAEVASLMRERSTAEWRALLDAADVPNMPMASPEDLLADPHHAATGFVREIEHPSEGRLRTTANPTQWSATPPGREASAAPQLGQHTLQVLREAGLGEAQIAALQASGACMQASSSNDQRETDICPAI; encoded by the coding sequence ATGACGAGCATGCACAGCAATAGCAGTCAGGCTGCGGGCCACACAGCGAGCCCCTCAGCGGATACATCAGCCGGTCCCTTGGCCGGCGTCAGGATCGTGGACATGACCTCTGTGATCATGGGGCCGTTTGCCACGCAGATTCTGGCCGCCCTGGGCGCCGATGTGATCAAGGTGGAGTCGCCCGAGGGCGACAACATGCGCCATGTAGGACCCATGCGCAACCCTGGCATGGGCCCCATTTTTCTGCAGGCCAACCAGGGCAAGCGCTCGGTGGTGCTCGATCTCAAGCAGGCCGCAGCGCGCCAGGCGCTGCTGCAGCTGCTGGCCGATGCCGATGTCTTCATCAGCAATGTGCGGCCCCAGGCCATGGCCAGACTCGGCCTGGACTGGCAGACGCTGGAGCAAAGCCATCCGCGCCTGATCCATGTGAGTTGCTGCGGCTTCGATCAGGCCGGCCCCTATGCGGCCAGGCCTGCCTACGACGATCTGATCCAGGGGGCGACCGGCGTGCCCTGGCTGGCCCAGCAGTATGGCGGGGGCGAGCCGTCCTATGCGCCCATGACGCTGGGCGACCGGGTCACGGGCCTGCATGCGGTCTATGCGGTCACCGCAGCGTTGTATGCGCGTGAGAAGAGCGGCCAGGGCCAGGCGGTGGTCGTGCCCATGTTCGAGGCCATGACGCAGTTCATCCTCGGCGATCACATGGCCGGGCTGAGCTTCGAGCCGCCGCTGGGCGAGGCCGGCTATGCGCGGCTGCTGACGCGCCATCGCAAGCCCTACCGCACCAGCGACGGCCATCTCTGCGTGCTGATCTACAACGACAAGCACTGGCACAGCTTCTTCAACGCCATAGGCCAGGGCGAACGCATGCGCGAGCCCATGTTTGCCGCCCACGGCCAGCGCGCAGCGAATATCGATGCCGTCTATGCCGAGGTGGCGAGCCTGATGCGCGAGCGCAGCACGGCCGAGTGGCGTGCGCTGCTCGATGCGGCCGACGTGCCGAATATGCCCATGGCCTCGCCCGAGGACCTGCTGGCCGACCCCCACCATGCGGCCACGGGATTCGTGCGCGAGATCGAGCACCCCAGCGAGGGGCGGCTGCGCACCACGGCCAATCCCACGCAGTGGAGCGCAACGCCCCCGGGCCGCGAGGCCAGCGCTGCGCCGCAGCTGGGCCAGCACACGTTGCAGGTGCTGCGCGAAGCGGGTCTTGGCGAGGCGCAGATTGCCGCGCTGCAGGCCAGCGGTGCCTGCATGCAGGCTTCATCATCCAACGACCAAAGAGAGACAGACATATGCCCCGCTATCTGA
- a CDS encoding aldehyde dehydrogenase family protein, giving the protein MTAISAADFQTVLSRCGIALQALEGKDIRVHSPIDGTELASLTALPGAQVAQVIDHAVEAFRQWRLVPAPVRGELVRLWGEELRSAKADIGHVISCEVGKIAQEGLGEVQEGVDICEFALGLSRQLHGKTIVSERPGHRIMEQYHPLGPVAIITAFNFPSAVFAWNAAIALVCGNPVIFKPSDKAPLSGLATFKALERAIARFGDRAPAGLAQIVLGGAAVAEALVDSPRIALVSATGSSRMGRTVGPKVAARFGKRILELGGNNAMVVTPAADLDLAVRAIVFSAVGTAGQRCTSLRRLIVHRDVKQPLLDRLLPAYRSLRIGNPLQPDTLVGPLINEASFEALQHSLSQALKDGGHLLTGGQRQLEQQFPQGFYVAPAIVDMPAQTSIVRHETFAPLLYVLGYDELEQAIALNNDVPQGLSSCIFSNDLREVEVFLSAAGSDCGMANVNIGPSGAEIGGAFGGEKETGGDRESGSDAWKQYMRRTTNTINYSRELPLAQGIQFG; this is encoded by the coding sequence ATGACTGCCATCTCCGCTGCCGACTTCCAGACCGTGCTGAGCCGCTGCGGCATAGCGCTGCAGGCCCTTGAAGGCAAGGACATCCGCGTGCACTCGCCCATCGACGGCACGGAACTGGCCAGCCTGACCGCCCTGCCCGGCGCTCAGGTGGCGCAAGTCATAGACCATGCAGTCGAGGCGTTCAGGCAATGGCGCCTGGTTCCTGCTCCGGTACGCGGCGAGCTGGTGCGGCTCTGGGGCGAGGAGTTGCGCAGCGCCAAGGCCGATATCGGCCATGTGATTTCCTGCGAGGTCGGCAAGATAGCTCAGGAAGGCCTGGGCGAGGTGCAGGAAGGCGTGGACATCTGCGAATTTGCGCTGGGCCTGTCGCGCCAGTTGCATGGCAAGACCATTGTTTCCGAGCGTCCCGGCCATCGCATCATGGAGCAATATCACCCGCTAGGGCCGGTGGCCATCATCACGGCCTTCAACTTTCCCAGCGCCGTATTTGCGTGGAACGCGGCGATTGCCCTTGTCTGCGGCAACCCGGTGATCTTCAAGCCCTCCGACAAGGCGCCGCTATCGGGCCTGGCCACCTTCAAGGCACTGGAGCGGGCCATTGCGCGGTTTGGGGACCGCGCTCCGGCAGGTCTGGCGCAGATCGTGCTGGGCGGCGCAGCTGTCGCCGAGGCCCTGGTGGACAGTCCCCGGATTGCACTGGTATCGGCCACGGGGTCGAGCCGTATGGGCCGCACTGTGGGCCCCAAGGTGGCGGCGCGCTTTGGCAAACGCATTCTGGAGCTGGGCGGAAACAACGCCATGGTGGTCACGCCCGCTGCCGATCTGGATCTGGCCGTGCGTGCCATTGTCTTCAGCGCCGTGGGCACGGCCGGCCAGCGCTGCACCTCGCTGCGCCGCCTGATCGTGCACCGCGATGTCAAGCAGCCGCTGCTGGACAGGCTGCTGCCGGCCTACCGCAGCCTGCGCATCGGCAACCCGCTGCAGCCGGACACCCTGGTCGGCCCCCTGATCAACGAGGCATCGTTCGAGGCGCTGCAGCACTCGCTGAGTCAGGCGCTGAAAGACGGCGGCCATTTGCTCACGGGCGGCCAGCGCCAGCTGGAGCAGCAGTTTCCGCAGGGCTTCTATGTGGCTCCGGCGATCGTGGACATGCCGGCGCAGACCAGTATCGTGCGGCACGAGACCTTTGCTCCCCTGCTCTATGTGCTGGGCTACGACGAGCTGGAGCAGGCCATTGCGCTCAACAACGATGTGCCTCAGGGCCTGTCCTCCTGCATCTTCTCCAACGATCTGCGCGAGGTGGAAGTCTTTCTGAGCGCGGCCGGCTCGGACTGCGGCATGGCCAATGTCAACATCGGGCCCAGCGGTGCCGAGATCGGCGGAGCCTTTGGCGGCGAAAAGGAGACTGGCGGCGACCGCGAGAGCGGCTCCGACGCCTGGAAGCAATACATGCGCCGCACGACCAACACCATCAACTACTCGCGCGAGCTGCCACTGGCGCAAGGCATTCAATTCGGCTGA
- a CDS encoding saccharopine dehydrogenase family protein, whose protein sequence is MMKLTGQNILILGAGKIGSTIADMAAELHEATVTLADKQPPPGSDPQIHPLQLDIDDDAALSSALQQHSLVINALPFFCAERVARAAARQGVHYFDLTEDVAAMRAIQDIAAQARSVLMPQCGLAPGLIGMLGGHLAQQFDELFDLQLRVGALTRHATNALRYHFTWSVDGVINEYCKPCNTIVNGQPMLVPPLEGVEALILDGENFEAFNTSGGLGTLCETLQGRVRNLNYKTIRHPGHRDAMHLLLHGLRLIERRDLLRQVLEGAVPHSREDMVVIAAMASGMRAGRLEQLMRGARIFGAALRGRQRTAIELTTSAGMLAAVELFATGQLPQQGFVRQEQCTLAALSGTRVAPYFEGLLG, encoded by the coding sequence ATGATGAAGCTGACTGGACAGAACATTCTCATCCTCGGCGCCGGCAAGATCGGCTCAACGATCGCCGACATGGCTGCCGAGCTGCATGAAGCCACCGTCACGCTGGCCGATAAGCAGCCCCCGCCCGGCAGCGACCCGCAGATCCACCCCCTGCAGCTGGATATCGACGACGATGCAGCACTGAGCAGCGCGCTGCAGCAGCACTCGCTGGTCATCAATGCCCTGCCCTTCTTCTGTGCCGAGCGCGTGGCCCGGGCTGCGGCGCGGCAGGGCGTGCATTACTTCGATCTGACCGAGGATGTGGCAGCCATGCGCGCCATACAGGACATTGCGGCGCAGGCGCGCTCGGTGCTGATGCCGCAATGCGGACTGGCACCGGGCCTGATCGGCATGCTGGGTGGGCATCTGGCCCAGCAGTTCGACGAGCTGTTCGATCTGCAGCTGCGCGTGGGTGCGCTCACCCGCCATGCGACAAATGCGCTGCGCTACCACTTCACCTGGAGCGTGGACGGCGTCATCAACGAGTACTGCAAACCCTGCAACACCATCGTCAACGGTCAGCCCATGCTGGTGCCGCCGCTGGAGGGGGTCGAAGCCCTGATTCTGGACGGCGAGAACTTCGAGGCCTTCAACACCTCGGGCGGTCTGGGCACGCTGTGCGAGACGCTGCAGGGCCGCGTGCGCAACCTCAACTACAAGACCATACGCCACCCCGGCCATCGCGATGCCATGCATTTGCTGCTGCACGGCCTGCGCCTGATAGAGCGACGCGATCTGCTGCGCCAGGTGCTCGAAGGCGCGGTGCCCCACAGCCGTGAAGACATGGTGGTGATTGCCGCCATGGCCAGCGGCATGCGCGCGGGCCGGCTGGAGCAGCTGATGCGCGGGGCCCGCATCTTTGGCGCTGCACTGCGCGGCAGACAGCGCACGGCCATAGAGCTGACAACCTCGGCCGGCATGCTGGCCGCCGTGGAGCTATTCGCCACGGGCCAACTGCCGCAGCAAGGCTTTGTGCGCCAGGAACAATGCACGCTGGCCGCACTCTCGGGCACCCGCGTGGCCCCCTACTTCGAAGGCCTGCTAGGCTGA